A segment of the Streptomyces sp. Tu 2975 genome:
AGGCACAGCCGGGGACCCTGGGCGCCGGACCGGTCCCGGCGACCGTCAAGTGCCCGGAGGTGGCGAACGGGCTGCCGGAGGTGCCGGAAGCGGCCAGGGCGGAGGTCGACCGCGAGCTGGCGACGATGGACAGTGGGATCACCGAGGCCTACCAGCGGTTCGCCGACGAGAAGGAACAGATCGAACGGGATCCGCAGTTCGCGCAGAACGCGATCCTCGGGCCTCTCCGGAGCAAGCGGGAAGCGGGCATCGACCGCATCGCGGAAGCCATCGGCCGGATCACCGGGCAACGGCCGCAGGACCTGCGTGCGCTGGCTCCCTGCACCCTGCAGACCGATGACGCGGACGGCGGGAACGGGGGCGGCCCGGGCGGTGACGCGGGAGGCGACGCCGGGCAGGACGGCGGCGGGCAGGGAGGCAGCGGCGGCCAGGCGGGCAACGGCCCCGAGGCGTCCGACTTCGCCGACATCCGCACCGTGTCCCCGAACGTGCAGGATCCCCCGCGACTGCGCGGCGCCTCCCGCGGCACTTTCACCACGGACTGCGGGGTCAACGCGAACGGCAAGTTCAATCCGGACAACGTCATCGTCGCTCCGGGAGTGAGCAACGGCGCCCACCACATGCACGACTACGTGGGCAACCAGGCCAACGACGCGTTCGCATCGGACGAGGATCTCGCGGCGGGCGCGACGACGTGCCGCGACCAGGGCGACCGGTCCACCTACTACTGGCCCGTGCTGCGGCTCCAGAACGGTCAGGCGGAGAACGACGCCCAGGCGGACGGCGGCGGCAAGGACCAGAACGTCGGCGAGATCCTGACCCCGTCACAGGTGACGCTCGACTTCGTCGGCAACCCGCGCGGCAAGGTCACCGCCATGCCGCGCTTCCTGCGGATCATCACCGGGGACGCGAAGGCCTTCGTCAACGGCAATGCGAACGCCAACGCCTCCTGGAGCTGCACCGGCTTCGAGGACCGGCAGCTGAAGGACAAGTACCCCGTCTGTCCCCAGGGCAGCAAGGTGGTGCGCAGTTTCAAGTTCCAGAGCTGCTGGGACGGCCGGAACGCCGACAGCGCCAACCACCGCACCCATGTGGCCTTCACGGACGCGAGCGGCCGTTGCCCGGGCGGTTTCCTCCCCATTCCCCAGCTCGTCCAGCGGATCGTCTACGACGTGCCGCCACCTGTCTTCGAGGGCGCGGACGCCGTCGTCTTCGCGCTCGACTCGTTCCCGGAGCAGTTGCACAAGCCGATCACCGACCACGGTGACTTCATCAACGTCTTCGACGAGGAGCTCATGCGGGAGTTGGTGAGCTGTCTCAACGAGGGGCGCCGCTGTGGCACCGGCGATCCGGCGCAGGCACCGGGCGGCGACGGCCCGGAGCCGAAGGACGCCCCGGCGACGGCCACCGCCGCCCCGACCGGCTCGCCGGCGCCCGCTCCCGCGGAGCCGAAGCCGGAAGCCCCCGCGCAGGCGAAGCCGGAAGCCCCCGCGCGTCCGGCCGCGCCCACCGCCGATCCGGCGCCGGTACCCCCGGCGGGCGATGAGCCTGCGACGCACCCGGCGACGCCCGCGACCCGGCAGCCCGCCGTGGAGCAGCCCGCAGCTGAGCAGCCCGCCGCGAGGCCCACGGCCGAGGCGGAGCAGGCGCCCGGAACATCCGACGCGGACCGAGCACGGCCCGAAGCGGCAGAGGCACCCGCCCCGCCGGCCGCCCCCGCCGACCAGGCCGGCCCACGCGCGCCCGCGCAGAGCGCGCCGGCCACCGCTGCCGACCGGCAGAGTCCGCAGGCCCCGGCCGGGACAGCTGCCTCC
Coding sequences within it:
- a CDS encoding DUF1996 domain-containing protein, which gives rise to MANGLPEVPEAARAEVDRELATMDSGITEAYQRFADEKEQIERDPQFAQNAILGPLRSKREAGIDRIAEAIGRITGQRPQDLRALAPCTLQTDDADGGNGGGPGGDAGGDAGQDGGGQGGSGGQAGNGPEASDFADIRTVSPNVQDPPRLRGASRGTFTTDCGVNANGKFNPDNVIVAPGVSNGAHHMHDYVGNQANDAFASDEDLAAGATTCRDQGDRSTYYWPVLRLQNGQAENDAQADGGGKDQNVGEILTPSQVTLDFVGNPRGKVTAMPRFLRIITGDAKAFVNGNANANASWSCTGFEDRQLKDKYPVCPQGSKVVRSFKFQSCWDGRNADSANHRTHVAFTDASGRCPGGFLPIPQLVQRIVYDVPPPVFEGADAVVFALDSFPEQLHKPITDHGDFINVFDEELMRELVSCLNEGRRCGTGDPAQAPGGDGPEPKDAPATATAAPTGSPAPAPAEPKPEAPAQAKPEAPARPAAPTADPAPVPPAGDEPATHPATPATRQPAVEQPAAEQPAARPTAEAEQAPGTSDADRARPEAAEAPAPPAAPADQAGPRAPAQSAPATAADRQSPQAPAGTAASAPAAGGSNVPVPNGDADPQAVEGGLAETGAQLWPSAAGAVLLIVGVVLLRMRPRPAVTRRR